Part of the Spea bombifrons isolate aSpeBom1 chromosome 3, aSpeBom1.2.pri, whole genome shotgun sequence genome, ATTGTGTTCTAGGAACTGTGTGTGTTCTATGGCCATTAGTGTTTTCCTTTAGTACTAATAGTACTATAGTATAGGATGGCTAATATCAGAAGCCATGTGCTGCTTtcctttatttaatgtattttttatgtaaactaATACAGCATTTAGATATGTTTATTTGCAAGATTTGTGTTGTCCTGAAATCCCCTTCGTTCTTAGCCTCTGTATAGACAATTGGTTTCCTTTTGAATACACCATTTCAGTGCTGGTCCCTGCTAAATTTTTTCCTCTAgtattatatggccatatatcgGCAAATACTTTTGGGGCATAGGCAAATTAATAAGCGCCCTTTTGCAGGGGAGTAAAATGAGCCCTTTATGCAATAATTCTCGATATTAATGTACAATTTGGTTTCTACAATATAAAAGTCGCTGATACAGAAAAGTATGCAAACAAGACATCATGTGAAATAAGTCTGTGGTGACTTTACCAGAACCTACCTTATGATATGTCTATGGACTTCTAAGGCGCGTGACTTATAGtgatgtgtatatagatatatcctttgtgtgtgtatgatgtcatgttaATTACCTATTTCTAGGGTACTGTAAGCAGCAATATTGTTGTAAATTATACCCTTACATCCCCAGAAAAGCTATATGTAATTACAGTATCATACATCTGCTAGACTATTCAAAGTTTTACCCAAATGCCTAATGTTTATCGGTTGTGAGCAGCTAATACTGACCAGCAGTTTAAGTTTTGCTTTCCAGCTATGCCCAGAGTGATTATTGGCACTTGGCTCAAAACCATAGCAGTCAGATAAATGACTTCTTACCAGATTTTTGAGGTTGGCATTTATGAagctaatttatatatttggatGACCATTTCTATGACCTTTTCTAGCTGCTTAAATAAGCTGGCTCATTAGTGTAATGGAAATCTGTCCTGCAGTTTACTTTAttatcattgttttatatagcaccttcaaattccatagagctgtacagtgggtagacaggacataacaagtagtacataATATAACTGACATACAGAAACgggtgaggaggaccctgctcaaatgagcttacaatctagagatttaGCGGCAGTGCAAGTGCTATGTCTAGAAGGGAAACCATTGCTATCTTTAGCCACCCTGATCTAGCTTAACAATACATGCAATTTTTTTGCAGATCCTAATGGATACTGTCCCTTTTAACAAGAGGCATGTTAAAAGCTTAATGATTTtgatgattcttgccactgattggctgcttgaagaagCCAGTCTGCACCAGGAAAGGTCTATTGAAATCAGCGAGagtgctttctgcacatgcgcaCCAGGGTCTGGAAGCATTTCCCTAGCCAACGatagtatatcacatgcatggaGGTGTCTGGCTGAACTCATCTCATGCatagaaaacataattttactaTTCTGTGGAACGAGGAAAGCAATTTTATGGCATCTCCTCCACAATAATTAGGTCAACTTATACAATACAAAATAGCTTTTGAATTATCGCCCCTCCgaagaaaataggaaaaagaGCATGTACTGAATTTTACttggcatttttctttttagaaactTGTTTGGTAATCTATAATTTTCAGGTTTAACAAGGATTCTTCGGTTGGTGCTTATTTTAATGTAGTTAAAACTAGCTGGTATATATTGATAAATTCTCTGTATCAACCCTTTAATGATGCCAAGATCAACAGTTTCCTGTCTGTAAATGGCCAGAAATCATTTAAATTAAACTTGGACAGCATAAGGGAAAGTTTGAACATGCATACAGGAAGCTAACAATTTCTGTTGCCGTGTAGTCGgttggaagggaaaaaaaacccaatgttcATTAGCATGACACTATATACAATTTGATTGCAAAAccatattgattttatttcccacaaattaGGACCACATACCCTCTGATACTTGATCAGAGCTACATAAACACCAAAAATCAAGTAATCAAAGCGGAGAGAAGAGTTCTGAAGGAGTTGGGATTTTGTGTTCATGTCAAACACCCACACAAAGTGAGTATGTTATGTAACTAGTACAGGGCTGCAACCCGGTACTATGTGTGTGTCTACATATGATGTGTGATGTACTTCTGCTTTAACGTGTTTGCCTTGGTATGTACACCAGTGGTGCACATTTCCAGTGCAGTGAATTTTCCTAGTTCATCGTGTAAATTATACAACTGTTCGTATTCTTAACTGGAGAACAACATTTCAAAGAGGGATGTGCTCCACATtaatagtttgttttatttttaattgctgtAAAAGTAGTGTCTTCTTTTCGTGTAGTATTTACTCTTTATGTAAGAACAGAAATGGCTacttgtagtgtgtgtgtgtgtgtatatatgtgtatatatatattatatatatatatatatatatataatacataagatatattttttttcttttagatgaTTGTGATGTATCTGCAAGTCCTAGAATGTGAACGGAATCAAACCCTTGTTCAAACTGCCTGgtgagttttattttaaatttgtcaCAAGCCAAGTGAATAGTAACAGAAATGGGAATTATATGTTGTAGGCGACTTTAGCGGCAATATACCTGTTTCTGCTTACTATTTTCATGGCTTGATCGTTAAGTCAGATGGAGATCTCTGTTtaacatttgtctttttttttctactcttTGGTTAAAGGGTAGTCCATGATGGTAAGTCATAGAACTCTGCCCTCTGCACCACAGCCTCCGAATGgcctgattggctgctcttcTCTTCAGCCAATGCAGTGCAAGCTCTCATCCGAGATTCACTGAAGTGCTCCATATCCATCTGGCCGCATCTTCTAGTTCTCTCGTGGTGTGGAAAGGATTTGTATATTTGCTTTCAGAAGTATTACTTTTGTACTATGTAGAAAAGGGCAAAGGAATTTTAAACATTCAGTAAATGATATCTTAATGCCTCTTTCAGGAGAGTCATTTTCTGTGTGAGTCCAGTGAATGTCAAGGAAAGTATGTCCATTTATTCTTAGGAATTAGACATTAATTTTACGTAGCATAGGAGATTTTGTTTTCCCTAAGAACATAAGTGTGTTTCTCCAAACAGTAAAGTCTCAgtattgcaaaaaataaaatcgctATATAAGCTATTGATCCCAATGTATAAAACATTAGCCAGATATATTTCTTTTGCTTGGCTCCCTAATATTTCAACAGAATTGAGCATTCACAGTCCAGCACAGCAGCTGCTGAGTTCTGTTCCCGTATCCTATCTTAGCGTTTTAACACCAGCCGAAAGCTGTTGAGGACATCTGATCACTGGTATTTGCGGCAAAGAAATCCATGGGCAGCTTTTTCTCAATTTTATTCTTTACCTGTCATTTGAGTGTATAATGTTTTGAttgttactattttatttttataaattaacatCATATTTTGCAGTGCATATATAAAATGCTGAATGAACATCCTACTTGAAGCTCAGTAGCGAGACTATGAATTAAAGTATTTCTCATTACCAAACTAGCTACTTTTGCAGTCTTAGACATTGTTGgaatatttaattattctgtctctcataaaAACTCTTATCAATGCAAAACTGCAGTGGTCTGGGGCCAGCATGCTGATTTTCATGTAGCCTCCATTAAAGCCAGGACAATAAATATGTAgttttgcatttatttcatAGTTTATTTTAACTGCTGTTCCAGCTTAAGTTCAAAGCATTATTTGCCATCTGTATCGCTCCATCATTTTGTATGCATGATGGCTggatatatacatacttatggCCGATTTTGTCAGGTATCCTTCCGTGTTATGCAATGTCAAATCAATATCGATGTactaattttatatttgtactAGATTTTCACTCCTCCTTGATGGGTCTATCCTATATCAAGTGTAACCATAGATTCGCTTTGCCACTTTAAAACACAACAGGCCTTCTTAGCTTCGGGTGTTAAATAAAAGTAGCTTGTGTAATATAAATGCGTAGGAGTACAGTTTTATTACGTAATAGTTTCTAAAGATATACGTTTTAATTATATTCaagaaatttaaataaaatgccaaTAACTAAATTTCTGCATTGAATGTCTTCTTATGGATGAATTATGAAGCCACTGTGTAACTTGTAATTATGTTGGATCATTGTTTTGTTCCCCAGTGTTATGTACTCCAGCATTAGACACAGTGAGCACACActgatgtaaatattttaagtatttcaaACTGTGGTTAGTTACACTCAAATCACCTCACcggtttataaatatatatttacagtatacaGAAGTAAACATTTTGGGCCTCCGGTATCTCTGTCCAGTGGAACATGTCTTGTATTAATGCCTTTTGATGCTTATGTCTTTCAGGAACTACATGAATGATTGCCTGCGCACCAGTGTGTTTGTGCGATTTGATGCAGAAACTATTGCCTGTGCTTGTATTTATCTTGCTGCTAGAGCGTTACAGGTAGGTCTGGTTCTTTTATTGCCATTGCTAGCAGTAATTTACTAGTAGTGACATTTTCTAAATTTGTTCTCAACTGTTAAATTACAGTAACAAAGTTTGTTTGGGGAAGCATAAAACTTGCTACGTaaccttttatcttttatttttagatttctcTGCCTAATAGACCACACTGGTTTTTATTGTTTGGAGCTACtgaggaaaacattcaagaagtCTGCGTAACGACACTGAAGCTCTACACCAGGAAAAAGGTATAGCGGCATTCAAATTAGTCCTTCGTGTTTTGCTAAACTTTGAATTGAGAGTTAACCAGTTAACAGTCCAATATCCCAGACACTCCTACTAtacatgaatgcatattaaagtactttgagtACTTTACTAAAATAATGCATGGACACGCGAGTTGCAGTCCTGCTGCGAATGCTGCCCTGTTCCTTGCTGATCTGACATGTCTTGGCACTGGCTGCTTGGACCTGTCAGTCAGTGGCAGAAAAtagctcccattgatttcagagGAAAGACTTTCCGCACATGCATACTGGGGCCTGAGCAGATCCCTGCACACACCCTTCACCTGGGCAAGTGCTGGAGGCTAGTGCTTGGGGAGAATGCAGCTTTAAAACACAGCTGGAGTGCCACTTTATAGCACACATCTAATTTGTAACGTGTATAAAACAAACTGTTCCTTTTGAAAGGGAAAGATATTTTGTACCATAACTGCGTAGTTTTATGGCACTATGCTTTACTTGTGCCTAATATGAAGCTACATTACTAGTAACATACTATGGTTAATTTGAAGTAAATAAGGCATTTTCATTACTGCGCTTTATTTTCAACAGCCAAACTATGAGTTTCTAGAAAAGGAAGTGGAAAAGCGGAAGGTGGCATTACAAGAAGCTAAATTAAAAGCGAAGGGATTGAATCCTGACGGGACTCCAGCTCTTTCGACAATGGGAGGATTCTCTCCTGCGTCTAAACCATGTAAGTGTTCGGTTTCAATGCGAGTTGCTTTATGGAAATATTTCTGTGCAAAAATAGCCTCGTCTTAAGTCATGACTCTTGTTCTTGACAAGCAGGATATTTTTGTATGTGATTGCCAAACTATAAAACATTGTCAGGTTATTTTGATGAAACCTTTTTAGCCATAGAGGTGCTATTTGTTTACATTACACTGAGGATGCGTTTTGGCTGGAAATGTATGCTACCATAGCTTCAAATCAGATGCTTACGAAGTTTTGCCATTCTCCCTGGGTGCTTGGAGTACTAGAAACAATGTACATGTCTGAAACCTCCTGTCAAGGCTGATCAGTGTCTATGGGGCAGGTAGTTATTGCACTGCTGGCTCCCAGTTTTTGTTCCAATCTTGATTGGGTTTCATTAATATCCTCCGAGCTCTTAAGTAAACATCTTTTTTCCGAACTACAAATAGTTTGGGGACTAACATGTTCCTTTATTGAACACTATTGCtttctgtatttaaatattatctaAATACTGTGTGTTGTTTTTCAGCTTCTCCGcgggaaataaaaacagatgaaaAGTCACCTGTGTCTGCTAAAGTTAAACGCGAATCAGATGATAAGCAGACAAGTAAAAGTCCATACAACGGGTATATACATCAATTAACTTGTttacttttctaaaatgttgcTCCTATGAACATATCTTGCAAAAGTTAACTTGTAAAGCCACCACTTTTCAGTATCTTATCAGTTCAGGCGTCAGTTAAAATGCAAATTTGTCCTTCATGAGGTACTAGGATGGTCATGAGGTGTCCATTCTTAGGTGCTATAAACCCAGTAATAATCAAGGTATTGTATTATAGTATCCTTTTTACTTTAATAAACTGGGAATTTCGTGACCAGTGCCAACCCCCTTTATTGTAAGCACATGAATTTATAACTGGCTTTATGCTTTTATATACGTGTTCATATGAATTTGAGAGTCTGAAATATTTAGTACTCAAGCTCATCCCATTACCAAATTGCTCTTCTCCtgtacaagttttttttaaatgttgtttcttattttttttttcaggctaCGTAAAGAAGGTAAAAGAAGCCAAAGTATCAGCAGATCAAGATCGCAAACAAAATCAAGATCAAGATCTCGCTCTCCTCGCAGGCAGTAAGTGGCATTCCTAATGACTTAACCCTTTTTTGCAGGGTCTGATTGTTGCCTAATGTGTTAATCCttcattatcttttatatagcgccaacaatttatacaGCGCTTCCTACATTACATGCATTCAATGGGACTGACAAACTGATGCATAATGTAAATAATAGGGCCCTTCTAGCAAGCTTAAAATGTAGAAGGGTTGGGATGTGGAAAGACAGCTCTAATGCCTCTATAGCTGAATGGGATTTGAGGATTTCAGATGATAAAATGGCTTCATTTTTCAAATCACCCGTCCTGTATCCCCGTCTGCCATCATATACAGGTTTTATGCACTTCCTGTGGCTGTCCTTGTACTACAATAGCTTGAGTGCTGTTATCAAAGattacaaattaatttattatatctgTTCTTAAAATGGTTTTCAAAATATGAGATAGGTGATGCATACAGGTTAATTTTCTCATAAGTGACACATTTTGATCTTTCTTAAGCTATAACAATCGACGGAGCCGTTCTGGAACCTACAGCTCAAGGTCAAGGAGCCGATCTCGCAGCCACAGTGAGAGCCCTCGTAGACTTCATCATAACCATGGATCACCACACCTCAAACCCAAGCACCGTGTAGATGACCTGAGAGGCTCAAGCAGGCATGGTCATAAAAGGAAGAAATCACATTCTCCAACACCAAGTAAATCCAGGGATCACGTTGATCATGCCAAGAAGCACAGACATGACAGAGGGCATCACAGGGATAGACGAGACCGCTCCCGATCTTTCGAGAGGTCACACAAAAGCAAGCATCACAGCAGCAGCCATTCAGGACATGGCAGACACAGGCGCTGAACATTTGCAGCATAGTAAAGTAATTTTGTAATGTTCAGCTGTATAGTTTATGGACTTTAATCTGGATTTTGTATGAAGAGGAAACAGCATTGGGCTTTACAGTTCCAGACCTTTAGCAGTTATCTTTTGCACATTATACCTTGGCAGTATAATCTTTGTAAGGAACGTTGGTCAGGCTAAATTGTTCTAGAGCtgtgtgtaaaatataaaagctTCAGTAAGTTGCTGTAAAGATGgatgacttattttttttatatgaagctGTTGCAGACACTGTTATATTTAAACATGATTATTTAAGACTTTGTGAGATTTCTTACATTTTGGTTTTAGTCTGCGTGTAAACAGTTTGATTTTTATGaagaaataaattagaaaaaaatacttgtgcTGTATTTGTAGCAGGAACATACTTGGTTAGATATTTATACAATCCATTCCAACGtgggaagattttttttatcactcaAACTAAATTACGGGAATCGTGCGTGTAAAGGGATCAGAAGGGGTGTAAAACACTATTCTTTCATGTACAGATGctttgttgccatggtgacaaAGCTTTCTAGGGCAGGGGCGGCCTGTGGGCCAAATGCGGACCGCCGGacttcgaggtgcggcccacaTAAGCTTTTTCCCGGTGACTTCACGTCATGTGGCCTTCATTAGGCGGCCAGCGTGTACACACCATGCCCCCCCGTGGCATaagtgcctcagctcttcgtcccgcccctttaaAGACGTAACACTCAAGGGGgtgggctcacagaagagttcctcctgACAGGGAGAGGATCATCATGTCGGAAGACAACAGGgtggaaaaaaaccccacaaaaatttaagtattaccaaaaaaatagttatagGAAAGTGGACCCATAATGAAAGGGTGGGGGAGAAATTCCCTTGGTAATCAATAGGGGGGGTAGCTGGGGGTAAttcacatggcagtgggggcatctaTAGAcgagggtggttgggcatcacattagccaatacaaaaagggtgggggcatcaatacacaagggaggggattggctggggcatcacatacaGCAAtctacaagggtgtgggggcataaatgcacaaagggcaatacacaaggttgttcGGGGGGGGCACATCAAGTCATACTAAAGGGGGCCAGGCTGGGGCATCgatacaaaaggggcagttaatgacaaagcagtgtagaaaatacttgttttttttttttatgctacagcagagcctgtcctgatgtgtgtttgggagtcggtgtggcagagcctgtcctggtgtgtgtatgtttgggtgttgtggcagagcctgtcctggtgtgcttgggtgtcggtgtggcagagcctgtcctggtgtgtgtatgtttgggtgttgtggcagagcctgtcctggtgtgtttgggtgtcggtgtggcagagcctgtcctggtgtgtgtatgtttgggtgttgtggcagagcctgtcctggtgtgtttgggtgtcggtgtggcagagcctgtcctgatgtgtgtttgggtgttggtgggacagagcctgtcctggtgtctgtgtggcagcgcctgtcctgctgtgtgtgtttggatgtcggcgtggcagagcctgccctggtgtgtttgtgtgttataaaagttgatcaaaataaactttttttaattatcgccaaattaaccctgtattaatatgcattataaaattaaaagaCCGTATTTTccctcagtgaaaaatgagtgcggcccacgcacacatacatttctgatgaagtggcccactgcagaaaaaacttggacacccctggcctagGGTTTTGCAGGGTGCAAAGCTGCACCTTCCATAACAGGCTACAAAAGTCATATTTTTGTGACTCATAATCCCTGTTCATGTGTATATCAACATATCAAATTACTTTTTCAGTGACAGTATGGTTGATGTTAGTTGAAACTAAATGGTGAGATGCTGcctttatgtataaaaacattaaaatgctgggCGTGTgttggaaacaaacaaaaaaaacataattgggTAGTAACACTGAGGACAAGTGGCAATCTCTTGTGTTTACCATCACTTTAGTATTTTATGTAGAATTGTATAGTGCCCACCTTCACTGGCTCCTAATGCATATATAAAGCTTAATCAACCTCAGTCATGTCATCTGTTGCTGAGGTTGGGCCCAGAACTATTTTCAGAGCATGTTCTGCTTTGGTTTGCTTATGCACATGAACGTGTGATGAATGGGTACTGTACTGAAAAGCTGCTCATAAACAATACTGCCAAAGGTCGATTTGTTTCCGTGAGCTAAATGAGGCCTTAAGCCAGTTTTTGTAGTATTGTCAGTACAGTTAAACATGAATGCCATCTTCTGGAATGTGAGAGGTTGGTTGAGTCAattggcagcatcactacactacactactatgatctttaaccctttgatgacaattgacagtCCGGGCACCTCGTGCATGAAcgtcccaaacaacccaaccaACCCAACCAACCcatgctcaggagatgttgctgagcacATATTGGTGTTGTGTGAaagcgacatataccaggagctgtaaactcATACCTAGTACAAcctgtgtggggaaaaaaacacaaaaaatgactaccatgaagtttgtggtagtagaattagtgcatggaaatagttaaagtaaaaatttgaaatacccaGGGATGTcttgtcttcaaaaatatatggtttgacgctACTTACTGCCCCacaacatgcagaaaaaagcaaaaaaaaaacattgggtatttctacaCTCAgggcaaatagtagaatctatttttcaagtaaaaagaaaaaaggacttTGTCTgacaaatttttaattttatacttttttttttttttatatatatagtaaatgatgtgatacaataaaattaatgacatctaaagcccttcttgtcctgaaaaaacaatatatgacttgtgtgggttcagtaaacgtgGAAGAAAGTAACATTGTATGTTTCACGTAATCACGTAAACAAAAGGCACATGCAAATCTGTAGCAGGATCCACAGCGTCTCAAGAGCTTGTGTTACTGCAGTACAACTATGTGGAGAGATGTGTTGTTCCAGGTCCCAGTGAAGGAAAGCTTCCTCATGGTGCGTTTTGTTGCGCTGCAGCATTCTCAAGACATGTTTTTTAAGTAACTGCTTTTTAAAAGACTTTTCCAGCAGTCATCtagatattttatttcacaataaGGCTTTATTGCCTCCTAACCATGTGTATCTTGCCACATCTTGCCTCTTGTGCAACCATGGTGCAATCCTCCGCATCTTCGAGAGTATTCGCCGGAGTCCTAATAGTTGCTGTATGACCATGGTGCAATCTCCTATTGGTTCCCACATACAGTTTCCAGGCAACCAAGTTGTGTGCCTACTCTCCCAGTTCACATTGTATCACAAGACGAGGGGAAGCAGTAAAGGttatagattaaaatataaCTCCAACACAAAATCAACATTcatttattaaccctatgttAGTCCAGTGGTCACGGCACAATTTTCCTGGGCTGGccattttttgtagttttgattaaaaaaaactacttggAATGTATAGAAtagaggtttatttattttaattctttttttattctgttaaaGAGACAAGGGATTGGGAGGTAAAATCCAACTTCATAAATACAGCTGTTGAGTTGGGAGATAAAAGTGAAGTTTGATACTTCATTTTGTAATAAAGTAGTTTTCTCAATAGAATTCAAAAGAACATTTTGATATTGTTACATAAGTCttgtgtattttaaagtttaaccTATTTCTGGTGTATGATGTAGACTGGGAATGTGATGTACAACAAACAGGAGGCAGCTCCATGTTTGCAGCAATTCAGACTTTGCCAAATGTGTAAAGGCCCCGTCACCAATGGAAGAATGTGCCAAGCAACACAACGAACTTGGCCAATGGAGCCTTAGTGTGAAacagttaattttatttattgcttcGGGAACTTGATCAACAGCTATCGCTGCAATAATTTATTAGTTAATAGAGGGACGTTAGTGTGGAGATGGTGAACATATGACTATTAAACAACACTGTGGAAGCTATCTTCTGTGTGGGTTTTTCACTGgccacctgttcaattgcttgacttgctgaagttcaaactgagcatcagaatggggaagagaggggatttaagtgactttaaaggtggcatggttgttggtgccagacgggctggtctgagtatttcagaaactgcttaTCTATtaggattttcacgcacaaccatctctagggttcacagagaatggtccaaaaaagagaaaataaccaGTGAGCGGAaattgtgtggacgaaaatgccttgttggtgtcagaggtcagaggagaatgggaagACTGGtgtgagatgacagaaaggcaatagtaactcaaataaccactcattacaaccaacgtatgcagaataccatctctgaacacgtcgaaccttgaagcagatggtgccactcctgtcagctaagaacagggaACTGAGGCTACagttcgcacaggctcaccaaaattggacaatggaagaatgttgcctggtctgatgagtctcgattcaagctatgccattctgccttttatcaacagttcaggctggtggtgtaatggtgtgggggacatatTCTTGGCACATATTGGGCCCCTTATGaaaatgagttcactgaactccaatggccttGGCTTTGGGTTTGGGTCTTGGTGGAACGGGACGTTCGcagcatggatgtgcagccgacaaatctgcagcaactgcgtgatgccatcatgtccatatggacaaaAATCCATGAAGAATGTTTCCAGCTTTACATGTATATTAATTCTGGACGGGCTACTTATTAGACCCCTGAAGTGTGTTTATTACGTGTGCAATGTTTCTCACATTTTCTCATAATTTCTCTTTAAATTGTCTCCACATACTAAACATGTGGTTgctatgttattatttatttatttattttttttggaaggttAATTGTGCCCCTTgaacatttgtgtttttgtgtaaagGAGTGTTCACACCTTGTGATATTTGCACTGCTCTATTTTCACAGTTTGTTTGtaacacaaagtaaataatgATCTGCAACATGTAAAATTTTCCTCTAGCTAGTGTTTAATCACAAATTACAGGCCTGGAGAAGCTGAATATCATGCAGGGAAAATTTCCTCCATTAGGCCGCACACAGAGTTAAAAGAACGCAATTTGTGTTAACTaccacaaaaaaggaaaacattatgcaCTTTTCTACTGGAGCCACCGGGTGGTGCTATTTATTAAAGAAAGTGTTTCTTTATGGCGGAAGATGTTACTTTTCtctattgtaaaatattttgtactgGAATCATCTAGAACAAGTTGTTTAAGTTATTAtta contains:
- the CCNL1 gene encoding cyclin-L1, producing the protein MASVPQHPTPAFRPADGILIGDRLYSEVYLTIDNSLIPEERLSPTPSMLDGLDLETESDLRILGCELIQSAGILLRLPQVAMATGQVLFHRFFYSKSFVKHSFEIVAMACVNLASKIEEAPRRIRDVINVFHHLRQLRVKRTTYPLILDQSYINTKNQVIKAERRVLKELGFCVHVKHPHKMIVMYLQVLECERNQTLVQTAWNYMNDCLRTSVFVRFDAETIACACIYLAARALQISLPNRPHWFLLFGATEENIQEVCVTTLKLYTRKKPNYEFLEKEVEKRKVALQEAKLKAKGLNPDGTPALSTMGGFSPASKPSSPREIKTDEKSPVSAKVKRESDDKQTSKSPYNGLRKEGKRSQSISRSRSQTKSRSRSRSPRRHYNNRRSRSGTYSSRSRSRSRSHSESPRRLHHNHGSPHLKPKHRVDDLRGSSRHGHKRKKSHSPTPSKSRDHVDHAKKHRHDRGHHRDRRDRSRSFERSHKSKHHSSSHSGHGRHRR